A single window of Salmo salar chromosome ssa21, Ssal_v3.1, whole genome shotgun sequence DNA harbors:
- the LOC106582242 gene encoding guanylate-binding protein 1 isoform X1, with the protein MDSPMCLVENADGELHVVPGAIKYLMGLNQQVIVVAVVGLYRTGKSYLMNKLAGKRKGFALGATIQSKTKGIWMWCVPHPEKRDHTLVLLDTEGLGDVEKGDSKNDAWIFSLAILLSSTLVYNSRGTIDNQAVENLQYVSELTERIKVNSSSAASSSHDDEEGGDAQFVQFFPNFVWAIRDFTLLLEIDGRNVTEDEYLEHSLELRKGGGKKNLMYNLPRECIRNYFPSRKCFVFPTPTTPANMPHLDSMDEADLCGSFRKVADTFCRFIFQESRTKTVKGGHKVTGRMLGHLVNTYVETIAKGSVPCLENAVLAMAQIENQAAVDEGLAVYQRGMEEVKALFPVAMGQISAHHLRSDHQATQAFMKRSFKDENGDFLKALAVAIAKHYADLLNQNEDASEKKCASLLEKLSAPMAQKIKEGIYATPGGYELYCNHHDNMVAQYRAEPDKGVRAEEILEQFLKEKSLEKNSILQADKKLTENEKKIHEEQEQRALAEQAVKMEAEKQHQLEKLIQERERSHQEGICQLEAKMVQEAKEKQQELERALDSKLHEQEKLMAKGFTEKEAAMKEEIQSLREKEEAKREEKEEQSRNFRAIAQGVMESVSNGLGHYFNYKKAREQRKAIVFKEQVRFNLKSGAVDNIPDKERMTLEQDKMATPKLKTGAVGNSKDTTLPKVNTGTTGKSPGSEV; encoded by the exons ATGGATTCCCCAATGTGCCTGGTCGAAAACGCCGATGGCGAGCTTCATGTAGTTCCTGGTGCCATCAAGTACCTGATGGGACTGAACCAGCAAGTCATAGTGGTGGCGGTGGTCGGGCTGTACCGCACCGGCAAGTCCTACCTCATGAACAAGCTGGCTGGAAAGAGAAAAG GTTTTGCCCTGGGAGCCACCATCCAATCCAAGACTAAGGGAATCTGGATGTGGTGTGTGCCTCACCCTGAAAAAAGAGACCACACCCTGGTGCTGCTGGATACAGAGGGGCTGGGGGACGTGGAGAAG GGAGATTCTAAGAATGATGCCTGGATCTTCTCCTTGGCCATTCTGTTAAGCAGTACTCTGGTCTACAACAGTCGAGGGACCATCGACAATCAAGCCGTGGAGAACCTCCA ATATGTGAGTGAGCTGACAGAGCGGATCAAGGTGAATTCTTCCAGTGCAGCTTCATCTTCTCACGATGACGAGGAAGGAGGGGACGCCCAGTTTGTGCAGTTCTTTCCGAATTTTGTGTGGGCCATCAGAGATTTTACTCTACTACTCGAGATCGACGGTAGAAACGTCACCGAagatgagtatctggagcattccCTGGAACTCAGAAAAG GTGGGGGTAAAAAGAACCTGATGTACAACCTCCCACGAGAGTGCATCCGGAACTACTTCCCCTCGCGCAAGTGCTTTGTATTCCCCACCCCTACAACTCCTGCCAACATGCCCCATCTGGATTCCATGGACGAAGCTGACCTCTGTGGAAGCTTCCGAAAGGTTGCAGATACTTTCTGCCGCTTCATTTTCCAAGAGAGCCGTACCAAAACTGTCAAAGGGGGCCACAAAGTAACCGGGAGAA TGCTCGGCCACTTGGTTAACACCTATGTGGAGACCATAGCCAAAGGCTCTGTGCCCTGTCTGGAGAATGCAGTGCTGGCCATGGCTCAAATTGAGAACCAGGCTGCTGTGGATGAGGGCCTGGCGGTGTACCAGAGGGGCATGGAGGAGGTGAAGGCCTTATTCCCTGTGGCCATGGGTCAGATTTCAGCTCATCACCTCCGCTCAGACCACCAGGCCACGCAGGCTTTCATGAAACGATCCTTCAAAGACGAAAATGGGGATTTTTTGAAAGCGTTGGCG GTGGCCATTGCAAAGCACTACGCTGACCTTCTCAACCAGAACGAGGATGCCTCAGAGAAGAAGTGTGCGTCCCTTCTGGAGAAGCTGTCTGCTCCGATGGCCCAGAAGATTAAGGAGGGGATCTACGCTACACCTGGGGGATATGAGCTTTACTgcaatcaccatgacaacatgGTGGCACAATACCGGGCTGAGCCTGATAAAGGAGTTAGG GCTGAGGAGATTCTTGAGCAGTTCCTGAAGGAGAAGAGTCTGGAGAAAAATTCCATCCTACAAGCTGACAAAAAATTGACAGAAAATGAGAAAAAGATCCACG AGGAGCAAGAGCAGAGAGCCCTGGCTGAACAGGCAGTGAAGATGGAGGCAGAGAAACAGCACCAGTTAGAGAAACTGatccaggagagggagaggagtcatCAGGAGGGAATCTGTCAGCTAGAG GCTAAGATGGTCCAGGAGGCGAAAGAGAAGCAACAGGAGTTGGAGAGAGCGCTAGATAGCAAGCTCCATGAGCAGGAAAAGCTGATGGCTAAGGGTTTCACAGAGAAAGAGGCAGCCATGAAGGAGGAGatacagagcctgagagagaaggaggaggccaAGCGCGAGGAGAAGGAAGAGCAGTCTCGTAACTTCAGAGCCATAGCACAGGGTGTCATGGAGAGTGTCAGCAATGGCTTAGGTCACTACTTTAACTATAAGAAAGCCCGTGAGCAACGCAAGGCGATTGTGTTCAAGGAGCAGGTCAGATTCAATCTCAAATCAGGTGCGGTTGACAATATCCCTGATAAGGAGCGCATGACACTCGAGCAAGACAAGATGGCCACGCCCAAACTCAAAACAGGAGCAGTTGGCAACTCTAAAGACACAACTCTGCCCAAAGTCAACACAGGTACAACTGGCAAAAGCCCTGGCTCAGAGGTCTAA
- the LOC106582242 gene encoding guanylate-binding protein 1 isoform X2: protein MDSPMCLVENADGELHVVPGAIKYLMGLNQQVIVVAVVGLYRTGKSYLMNKLAGKRKGFALGATIQSKTKGIWMWCVPHPEKRDHTLVLLDTEGLGDVEKGDSKNDAWIFSLAILLSSTLVYNSRGTIDNQAVENLQYVSELTERIKVNSSSAASSSHDDEEGGDAQFVQFFPNFVWAIRDFTLLLEIDGRNVTEDEYLEHSLELRKGGGKKNLMYNLPRECIRNYFPSRKCFVFPTPTTPANMPHLDSMDEADLCGSFRKVADTFCRFIFQESRTKTVKGGHKVTGRMLGHLVNTYVETIAKGSVPCLENAVLAMAQIENQAAVDEGLAVYQRGMEEVKALFPVAMGQISAHHLRSDHQATQAFMKRSFKDENGDFLKALAVAIAKHYADLLNQNEDASEKKCASLLEKLSAPMAQKIKEGIYATPGGYELYCNHHDNMVAQYRAEPDKGVRAEEILEQFLKEKSLEKNSILQADKKLTENEKKIHEEKERSAVLEQEKKAAEEKRLEMERTMEDDRRSKDEKLKQMEDKMKEEMKQQERDFHRALECKMQEQKDLLEKGHKEKADLMRQEIEEFKKSNTPEKEGGGFLESTVMPVLRIGLDAANTFFQYKLMRGAFMK, encoded by the exons ATGGATTCCCCAATGTGCCTGGTCGAAAACGCCGATGGCGAGCTTCATGTAGTTCCTGGTGCCATCAAGTACCTGATGGGACTGAACCAGCAAGTCATAGTGGTGGCGGTGGTCGGGCTGTACCGCACCGGCAAGTCCTACCTCATGAACAAGCTGGCTGGAAAGAGAAAAG GTTTTGCCCTGGGAGCCACCATCCAATCCAAGACTAAGGGAATCTGGATGTGGTGTGTGCCTCACCCTGAAAAAAGAGACCACACCCTGGTGCTGCTGGATACAGAGGGGCTGGGGGACGTGGAGAAG GGAGATTCTAAGAATGATGCCTGGATCTTCTCCTTGGCCATTCTGTTAAGCAGTACTCTGGTCTACAACAGTCGAGGGACCATCGACAATCAAGCCGTGGAGAACCTCCA ATATGTGAGTGAGCTGACAGAGCGGATCAAGGTGAATTCTTCCAGTGCAGCTTCATCTTCTCACGATGACGAGGAAGGAGGGGACGCCCAGTTTGTGCAGTTCTTTCCGAATTTTGTGTGGGCCATCAGAGATTTTACTCTACTACTCGAGATCGACGGTAGAAACGTCACCGAagatgagtatctggagcattccCTGGAACTCAGAAAAG GTGGGGGTAAAAAGAACCTGATGTACAACCTCCCACGAGAGTGCATCCGGAACTACTTCCCCTCGCGCAAGTGCTTTGTATTCCCCACCCCTACAACTCCTGCCAACATGCCCCATCTGGATTCCATGGACGAAGCTGACCTCTGTGGAAGCTTCCGAAAGGTTGCAGATACTTTCTGCCGCTTCATTTTCCAAGAGAGCCGTACCAAAACTGTCAAAGGGGGCCACAAAGTAACCGGGAGAA TGCTCGGCCACTTGGTTAACACCTATGTGGAGACCATAGCCAAAGGCTCTGTGCCCTGTCTGGAGAATGCAGTGCTGGCCATGGCTCAAATTGAGAACCAGGCTGCTGTGGATGAGGGCCTGGCGGTGTACCAGAGGGGCATGGAGGAGGTGAAGGCCTTATTCCCTGTGGCCATGGGTCAGATTTCAGCTCATCACCTCCGCTCAGACCACCAGGCCACGCAGGCTTTCATGAAACGATCCTTCAAAGACGAAAATGGGGATTTTTTGAAAGCGTTGGCG GTGGCCATTGCAAAGCACTACGCTGACCTTCTCAACCAGAACGAGGATGCCTCAGAGAAGAAGTGTGCGTCCCTTCTGGAGAAGCTGTCTGCTCCGATGGCCCAGAAGATTAAGGAGGGGATCTACGCTACACCTGGGGGATATGAGCTTTACTgcaatcaccatgacaacatgGTGGCACAATACCGGGCTGAGCCTGATAAAGGAGTTAGG GCTGAGGAGATTCTTGAGCAGTTCCTGAAGGAGAAGAGTCTGGAGAAAAATTCCATCCTACAAGCTGACAAAAAATTGACAGAAAATGAGAAAAAGATCCACG aggagaaggagagatcaGCTGTGTTGGAGCAGGAGAAGAAGGCTGCTGAAGAGAAACGGTTGGAGATGGAGCGCACCATGGAGGACGATCGCAGAAGCAAAGACGAGAAGTTGAAGCAGATGGAAGACAAGATGAAGGAGGAGATGAAGCAACAGGAACGGGACTTCCACAGGGCCTTGGAGTGCAAGATGCAGGAGCAGAAGGATCTGCTGGAGAAGGGCCACAAGGAGAAGGCTGACTTAATGAGACAGGAGATAGAGGAGTTCAAGAAGAGCAACACACCTGAGAAGGAAGGAGGTGGTTTCCTTGAGTCTACAGTCATGCCTGTTCTTCGAATTGGATTGGATGCTGCCAACACTTTCTTTCAATATAAGCTCATGAGGGGAGCTTTTATGAAGTAG